The sequence below is a genomic window from Nitrobacter winogradskyi Nb-255.
CGCGTCACCGTATCCTTGGCGAGGTTGATCTTCGCGCCTTCGGTCTTGCGCTCGTCCGGCGACATCTTGCCGAGAGTCGCAAGCAGCGCCGAGATCGAGCCTTTCTTGCCGAGCGCCATGACGCGCACCGCCTCCAGGGCGGCCTCGTCGGAGGCGTTCGCGATGTCGGCAAGGATATTGGATTGAAGAGCGTCGAGATCGGACATGAAGCGCCACCACTTGCACAACGTCATGCCCGGACCTGATCCGGGCATTCACGTCTTGCGGCGCATCCACGATCAATAGACGTGGATGGCCGGGACAAGCCCGGCCCATGACGGCGTTAGCGATCGATGCCGGGCAATAACGATCAGGCCGCGAGCGCGGCCTTGGCCTTCTCGGCGATCGCCTGAAACGCGGCGGGCTCGTTGATGGCGAGATCCGACAGCACCTTGCGGTCGACCGTGATGCCCGACTTCGACAGTCCGTCGATGAAGCGGCTGTAGGTCATACCGAACGGCCGAACGGCCGCGTTGAGACGCTGGATCCACAGCGCGCGGAAAGTCCGCTTCTTGCGCTTGCGGTCGCGGAAGGCGTACTGCCCGGCCTTGTCGGCGGCGGCCTTGGCCGCGCGGATGGTGTTCTTCCGGCGGCCGGAAAACCCCTTGGTGACCTTGTAGACTTTCTTGTGCTTGGCGTGAGCCGTCACACCGCGCTTGACGCGAGCCATGACTGAACTCCTCTCAAAATCAACGGGTTAAATACGGGATGCCGCGTTAAGGCG
It includes:
- the rplT gene encoding 50S ribosomal protein L20 gives rise to the protein MARVKRGVTAHAKHKKVYKVTKGFSGRRKNTIRAAKAAADKAGQYAFRDRKRKKRTFRALWIQRLNAAVRPFGMTYSRFIDGLSKSGITVDRKVLSDLAINEPAAFQAIAEKAKAALAA